From a single Aspergillus puulaauensis MK2 DNA, chromosome 2, nearly complete sequence genomic region:
- a CDS encoding putative MFS peptide transporter (COG:E;~EggNog:ENOG410PFC6;~InterPro:IPR000109,IPR018456,IPR036259;~PFAM:PF00854;~TransMembrane:11 (o132-151i163-183o189-208i247-269o275-296i383-401o421-441i453-476o496-522i534-556o562-582i);~go_component: GO:0016020 - membrane [Evidence IEA];~go_function: GO:0022857 - transmembrane transporter activity [Evidence IEA];~go_process: GO:0006857 - oligopeptide transport [Evidence IEA];~go_process: GO:0055085 - transmembrane transport [Evidence IEA]) produces the protein MNPADSVEIGEVVAAQKNAQLPSEKDLIAKEAIVEESIPQYPAGEENEALNKLHPTTEEMQTLRRVAGPLNWITFSVAFVELCERFSYYGTTAVFVNFIQQPLPPGSTTGALAGGSDVPGALGMGQQASTGLTLFNSFWAYVMPLAGAWVADQYLGRFRTIMFSIAAALIGHVILIISAIPPVIANPNGAIGCFAIGLIIMGVGTGGFKSNISALIAEQYPDEHPVIKTLPSGERIIIDPAATVARVYLYFYLMINVGSLTGQISMVYAERGVGFWLSFLLPTLMFCLAPLVLFLCRKKYHLVPPTGSVYTQAYRLIREGIRNHWSVKTTKVAGIPFKTFKKNGTDFWNTVKPSALGDNRPNWMTFDDEWVDEVARGLKACRVFLWYPLYWLAYNQMLNNLTSQAATMKLGGVPNDIINNFNPLALIIFIPIFDRLLYPFLRRIGINFTPLKRITAGFFVAGSGMIVATVTQHYIYKLGECGDQPNDCLPEIHAPISVWVQALTYILGGISEILASVTSLEYAYTKAPKNMRSLVQAVSLFMNAISSAIGQALVGLSDDPLLVWNYTLVAILAFIGGIGFWASNYKLDRQEDELNTLKQSRYEGSGLKQDEEART, from the exons ATGAATCCGGCCGACTCTGTTGAGATTGGCGAAGTCGTCGCCGCCCAGAAAAATGCCCAGCTCCCATCTGAGAAGGACCTGATCGCCAAGGAGGCCATCGTTGAGGAATCCATTCCCCAGTACCCCGCGGGCGAGGAAAATGAGGCTTTGAACAAGCTTCACCCCACGACTGAGGAGATGCAAACTCTCCGTCGTGTTGCTGGTCCTCTTAACTGGATCACCTTCTCTGTGGCTTTCGTCGAGCTTTGCGAGCGTTTCTCCTACTACGGAACCACCGCTGTTT TCGTCAACTTCATCCAGCAACCCCTGCCTCCTGGCTCTACCACTGGTGCTCTCGCTGGCGGATCCGACGTCCCTGGTGCCTTAGGGATGGGCCAGCAGGCTTCTACTGGTTTGACTTTGT TCAACTCCTTCTGGGCCTACGTGATGCCTCTCGCTGGTGCCTGGGTGGCCGATCAATACTTGGGTCGTTTCCGAACAATCATGTTTTCCATCGCCGCTGCGTTGATCGGTCACGTCATCCTCATTATTTCCGCCATCCCTCCTGTGATTGCAAACCCGAATGGCGCTATTGGCTGTTTCGCAATTGGCCTGATTATTATGGGTGTTGGAACTGGTGGTTTCAAGTCCAACATATCGGCCCTGATCGCTGAACAGTACCCTGATGAGCATCCTGTGATTAAGACATTGCCATCAGGTGAACGCATCATAATCGACCCCGCTGCCACAGTTGCTCGTGTTTATCTCTACTTTTACTTGATGATTAACGTTGGCTCGCTTACTGGTCAAATCAGCATGGTCTACGCCGAACGTGGAGTCGGTTTTTGGCTGTCGTTCTTGCTACCTACGCTCATGTTCTGCTTAGCGCCCCTGGTGCTGTTCCTCTGCCGAAAAAAGTACCACCTAGTGCCTCCGACAGGCTCTGTTTATACTCAGGCGTACCGCCTGATTAGGGAAGGTATCAGGAATCACTGGTCCGTCAAGACAACTAAGGTGGCCGGCATTCCTTTCAAGAC GTTTAAGAAAAATGGTACGGATTTCTGGAACACCGTTAAGCCTAGCGCTCTTGGAGATAACCGTCCGAATTGGATGACCTTTGACGACGAGTGGGTTGATGAAGTGGCCCGTGGTTTGAAGGCATGCCGAGTGTTTTTATGGTATCCTCTGTACTGGCTCGCCTACAACCAAAtgctcaacaacctcacATCCCAAGCTGCAACTATGAAACTCGGTGGGGTTCCCAAcgatatcatcaacaacttcaaTCCTCTGGCTCTGATCATTTTCATCCCAATTTTCGACCGCTTACTGTATCCCTTCCTTCGCCGTATTGGAATTAACTTCACTCCGCTCAAGCGTATCACAGCTGGCTTTTTCGTTGCCGGGAGCGGGATGATTGTTGCCACCGTCACTCAACACTATATCTACAAGCTCGGTGAATGTGGGGATCAACCTAACGATTGCCTTCCGGAAATACATGCCCCCATCTCTGTCTGGGTGCAGGCCCTCACCTACATTCTGGGTGGCATTTCTGAGATTTTGGCCTCCGTCACATCTCTCGAGTACGCCTATACCAAGGCACCGAAAAACATGCGCAGTCTCGTACAGGCTGTTTCGCTTTTCATGAATGCCATTTCCTCTGCCATCGGCCAGGCTCTGGTAGGTCTATCGGACGACCCCTTGCTTGTGTGGAACTATACTCTCGTTGCCATCCTGGCCTTTATCGGCGGCATCGGCTTCTGGGCCAGCAACTACAAGCTGGATAGAcaggaggatgagctgaacACTCTTAAGCAGTCCCGGTATGAGGGGTCAGGGTTGAAacaggacgaggaggcgaGAACTTGA
- a CDS encoding Zn(II)2Cys6 transcription factor (COG:F,Q;~EggNog:ENOG410PM13;~InterPro:IPR036864,IPR007219,IPR001138;~PFAM:PF00172,PF04082;~TransMembrane:1 (o406-429i);~go_function: GO:0000981 - DNA-binding transcription factor activity, RNA polymerase II-specific [Evidence IEA];~go_function: GO:0003677 - DNA binding [Evidence IEA];~go_function: GO:0008270 - zinc ion binding [Evidence IEA];~go_process: GO:0006351 - transcription, DNA-templated [Evidence IEA];~go_process: GO:0006355 - regulation of transcription, DNA-templated [Evidence IEA]) has protein sequence MPDNISKNKDPITPTSPLPARPYRSHKIPACDFCRKRRSRCTQEIADQPCLLCRMHGAACSRAVDKPTATTKRRRLTDNTPPEIQGQQPRPSPSPAVGYPDYVGSVHQPARRQSAATPGFTQNDASNQSGHIVGPAMARDAQVLERCMSSIYNTAVSYARPNPYSVYSDDTRNPVIYMKVPRQRNIAPSGNGTAGFKQFEAMEKVVEPLGPELCNVYFNNIQPPFPILDEKTVLEAYQHDGLPYALACEIYACSLLLWRSSPNITATSRPVPDIRYMWNLTVSAMNDDFLSPNFSTVLACILDLLGRPITSITYNAINVGRVVALSQSLGLNRNPTTWGLDPRQKSLRIRTWWGILIHDQWASLSHGTPPHIHKSVWDVPLPDSDSLLISMPSDATFPSDARIQGAYSFIALCSLTSLLGKILPLIYVLDTQPLESSFRELRRHETALNEWEESLQSWLCPTSPSFERKAAGALNLQLSFLAVKLCLSRIALLEIHRSNESAVDEDKLYYRSRCRKAARAVIDFTTSLERDEINTFWLPYTAYHFTSAATLTLRCALEAENADTAQECVAGAKKLMSFLRRMKNDANWDLTDICLGQCEAVVDRLCDTDYLEMWRKHPHAGQHAGDRINQGNNSSNASGPQFPAHGNGVDHAGQPEAPFQQLPNQATGDPAVDGIGDPSFLQTFMTFGSMPGLMGETPAFPDLWQMPYLDEYGYRGI, from the exons ATGCCCGACAATATCAGCAAAAACAAAGACCCCATTACTCCTACTTCTCCGCTCCCGGCCCGCCCGTATAGATCACACAAAATACCGGCCTGCGATTTTTGCCGGAAACGAAGAAGTCGTTGTACGCAGGAAATCGCCGATCAGCCATGTCTTTTATGTCGTATGCACGGGGCCGCCTGTTCAAGAGCAGTCGACAAGCCCACGGCGACTACAAAGAGGCGGCGTCTGACAGACAATACGCCCCCAGAAATCCAGGGGCAGCAACCGAGACCCTCTCCGTCGCCTGCAGTAGGATACCCCGACTACGTGGGGAGTGTCCATCAACCCGCACGACGCCAATCCGCAGCGACGCCTGGCTTTACTCAAAACGATGCATCTAATCAATCCGGTCACATTGTCGGACCAGCAATGGCTCGTGACGCCCAGGTTCTTGAGCGATGCATGTCGTCCATTTACAACACAGCGGTTTCCTACGCCAGACCCAACCCGTACAGTGTTTACTCCGATGATACCCGCAACCCGGTTATCTACATGAAAGTTCCCCGGCAGCGTAACATTGCGCCCTCAGGGAACGGCACTGCAGGGTTCAAACAGTTCGAGGCGATGGAAAAGGTCGTTGAGCCCTTGGGGCCCGAACTATGCAACGT CTACTTTAACAACATCCAACCGCCATTCCCGATTCTAGACGAGAAGACCGTCTTAGAGGCTTACCAGCATGATGGTCTTCCGTATGCACTAGCCTGTGAGATTTATGCTTGCTCGCTCCTTCTCTGGAGAAGTTCCCCAAACATTACCGCTACTAGCCGTCCCGTGCCAGACATTCGATACATGTGGAATCTGACCGTCAGTGCGATGAATGATGATTTTCTGAGCCCCAATTTTTCCACCGTCCTGGCTTGCATCTTGGATCTCCTAGGTCGTCCAATCACTTCCATCACCTATAATGCCATCAATGTCGGTCGGGTTGTTGCGCTGTCTCAGAGCCTGGGACTAAACCGAAACCCTACCACATGGGGTCTTGACCCTCGTCAGAAGAGTCTTCGAATACGAACTTGGTGGGGGATTTTGATTCATGACCAATG GGCGAGTCTCTCACACGGAACGCCCCCTCATATACACAAATCAGTTTGGGATGTGCCATTACCGGACTCGGACTCATTGCTGATTAGCATGCCATCTGATGCAACATTCCCATCTGATGCTCGAATACAGGGAGCTTACTCTTTTATTGCTCTTTGCTCTCTGACTTCTCTTCTCGGGAAAATATTGCCACTAATATATGTCCTGGATACCCAGCCTCTGGAGAGCTCCTTCAGGGAGTTGCGACGACACGAAACCGCACTGAACGAGTGGGAAGAAAGTCTACAATCCTGGCTATGCCCCACTTCGCCGAGCTTCGAGAGAAAAGCAGCAGGGGCCCTAAATCTACAACTCTCCTTTCTGGCAGTTAAGCTATGCCTTTCTAGAATTGCTCTCTTGGAGATCCACCGATCCAACGAGTCAgctgtggatgaagataaacTGTACTACCGGTCGAGATGTCGGAAAGCCGCAAGAGCCGTAATAGACTTCACAACCAGCTTGGAAAGAGATGAGATTAATACCTTCTGGCTACCATATACAGCGTATCACTTCACATCGGCCGCCACGCTGACCCTCCGCTGTGCGCTAGAAGCTGAAAATGCCGACACTGCACAAGAATGTGTAGCCGGCGCAAAGAAGCTGATGAGCTTCCTGCGCCGTATGAAAAATGACGCCAACTGGGATCTTACCGACATCTGCCTCGGACAATGTGAAGCCGTTGTTGATAGGTTATGTGACACCGATTATCTAGAGATGTGGCGAAAGCATCCGCACGCTGGACAGCACGCAGGTGACAGGATAAATCAAGGTAATAATAGCAGTAACGCTTCAGGGCCTCAGTTTCCAGCCCATGGGAACGGGGTCGACCATGCAGGCCAGCCTGAGGCCCCGTTCCAACAACTCCCCAACCAGGCTACGGGCGACCCTGCAGTTGATGGAATTGGGGATCCAAGCTTCCTTCAAACGTTCATGACATTCGGATCTATGCCAGGTCTGATGGGCGAGACACCAGCATTTCCCGATCTTTGGCAGATGCCGTATCTAGATGAGTACGGTTACCGTGGCATTTAA
- a CDS encoding F-box domain protein (COG:S;~EggNog:ENOG410Q1NW;~InterPro:IPR001810,IPR036047;~go_function: GO:0005515 - protein binding [Evidence IEA]) produces MSQQFPDTIIDSDAEFSRCILCGGATDVPHPVWLGVFRVLAPRDGKVKLYELCTFYHEVTLHIQSDKRIAIWPKDYPWSTRNGATWPVGEYFLFHERCWQYLIKCFGKDFIGIEKLYDALRMLPPPKDPSFLRVTDYFPCLSSGWEELLKDTQNAPAPSRRVTLRMRKWCNPSDSFRCLPQELRHAIARLLPTRDFLNLRLASRTMTALFNEGYFWRSRFESDGDRGFLHHIIREHGEDIQIDWRLLYHASAKLENRFDLTVPVWETVRWIQDTVKADEGSMERPLGFYGRSLQVYHNDTCAVGRRIERVRVPSSLAKIEVSFNFAESKPYPTEILALEFIDKDGTSMTVGSKDSEADITKCRELFSEFTKSEEAKCRLDSAGLHALFDAQSFVGFRISYNAKAIYRIGILNRHHKSKAQPEILGYEPDGCSAFDMGLNEVVQVVATFESHRLVDLGLRGSGKRNPMYGRRPIINPNKVDADRYGWQFDEGADYTWLHSD; encoded by the exons ATGTCTCAACAATTTCCTGATACTATAATCGATTCGGATGCCGAATTCAGCAGATGTATTTTGTGTGGAGGTGCCACCGATGTGCCGCACCCCGTCTGGCTAGGTGTTTTCAGAGTCT TGGCGCCACGGGATGGGAAGGTCAAACTGTATGAGCTGTGCACCTTCTATCATGAGGTTACCCTACATATACAGTCAGACAAAAGGATAGCAATCTGGCCGAAAGATTACCCCTGGTCAACCAGGAACGGTGCGACTTGGCCAGTAGGGGAGTATTTCCTTTTCCATGAGCGCTGCTGGCAATATTTGATCAAGTGCTTTGGGAAAGATTTCATCGGCATTGAGAAACTATACGATGCCCTTAGAATGCTCCCGCCACCTAAAG ATCCGTCCTTTTTACGCGTGACCGATTACTTTCCTTGTCTCTCGTCCGGCTGGGAAGAGCTCTTGAAGGACACACAGAATGCCCCAGCACCTTCAAGGAGGGTGACCCTGAGGATGAGAAAGTGGTGCAACCCAAGTGACTCGTTCCGATGTCTACCCCAGGAACTGCGCCATGCCATTGCACGATTACTTCCCACGCGGGACTTCCTCAATCTGCGTCTCGCATCAAGAACAATGACAGCACTGTTCAACGAGGGCTACTTTTGGAGATCGCGCTTCGAGTCTGACGGTGACCGGGGCTTCCTTCACCACATTATTCGGGAGCATGGTGAGGATATCCAGATTGACTGGCGGCTTCTATACCACGCCTCAGCAAAGCTAGAAAACAGGTTTGACCTCACAGTCCCGGTATGGGAAACAGTTCGATGGATCCAAGATACGGTTAAAGCGGACGAAGGCTCAATGGAACGGCCGCTGGGCTTTTACGGTAGGTCATTGCAAGTCTACCACAATGACACCTGTGCCGTGGGAAGACGAATTGAAAGGGTTAGAGTGCCCTCATCTCTAGCTAAGATCGAAGTCTCCTTTAATTTCGCTGAATCCAAGCCATATCCGACAGAAATACTGGCGTTGGAGTTTATTGATAAGGACGGCACCAGTATGACTGTGGGATCAAAGGATTCCGAAGCTGATATTACAAAATGCCGCGAATTATTCAGTGAATTTACCAAGAGCGAAGAAGCGAAATGTCGCCTTGATAGTGCTGGGCTGCATGCACTGTTTGATGCGCAGTCATTCGTCGGGTTCCGCATCAGCTACAACGCCAAGGCAATCTATCGCATTGGTATCTTGAACAGGCATCATAAGTCCAAGGCTCAGCCTGAGATTCTAGGCTACGAGCCGGATGGCTGTTCCGCATTTGACATGGGCCTAAATGAGGTGGTCCAGGTTGTCGCCACATTTGAG AGTCATAGATTGGTAGACCTGGGATTAAGAGGCTCGGGCAAGCGTAATCCTATGTATGGGCGCCGGCCTATAATTAATCCAAACAAAGTCGATGCGGATAGATATGGGTGGCAATTCGATGAAGGGGCCGACTATACTTGGCTTCACAGTGACTAG
- a CDS encoding putative MFS transporter (COG:G;~EggNog:ENOG410QDIH;~InterPro:IPR020846,IPR011701,IPR036259;~PFAM:PF07690;~TransMembrane:12 (i62-79o99-117i138-156o162-182i194-214o220-244i292-310o330-350i357-376o388-409i421-441o453-472i);~go_function: GO:0022857 - transmembrane transporter activity [Evidence IEA];~go_process: GO:0055085 - transmembrane transport [Evidence IEA]) has protein sequence MEDTKTKQPIEAPEKDVNDIQAGTIEGLDEGELFLRQHGFTSDDIQRLLDDSGLNKALVRRVDLILLPLLAGTYMLQYIDKSALAYSAVFDLLPSTNMTSAQYGWLASIFYFAYLIAEYPWTILAQKTRMAKVVSGNVIAWGAMLMITAACNSFKGMAVCRFLLGAFEAPITNCFMMIVGMWYTRSEQPFRAGIFYSCNGLGAMVGGILTFGIGQIKTIAVWRAIFLILGGITVLWGFIMLFFLPDDIISAKRFTIEEKALLVGRGRLARTGILSHQIKWYQIREALVDPQVWILFFFMLLNEVINGGIANFSKLIIKGLTGDPLTTVALGIPFGAFQLGWVLSGTFIASRFSDCRTIVMFLYLLPTIAGACMLWKLNHDTHKISVLFGYYIIGSYVCSLVLALQMPAANLGGYTKRITSVALVFLAYCAGNIIGPHAFLAEEAPVYQTGCKLALSCSTAQAALAVCLRLLLIRRNKRRDAAAANAPTVEEEEWADLTDFENPRFRYVL, from the exons ATGGAAGACACCAAAACCAAACAGCCCATTGAAGCTCCAGAGAAGGATGTTAACGATATTCAGGCGGGAACCATCGAGGGTCTTGACGAGGgcgagctcttcctcagaCAACACGGCTTCACGAGTGATGACATCCAAAGGCTCTTGGACGACAGCGGACTCAATAAGGCTCTCGTACGCAGAGTCGACCTGATCCTCTTGCCGCTTCTTGCAGGGACATATATGCTGCAGTACATTGACAAATCGGCTCTGGCCTACTCAGCCGTCTTCGACTTGCTTCCTTCAACCAATATGACGAGCGCGCAGTATGGCTGGCTGGCAAGCATCTTCTATTTCGCCTATCTCATCGCCGAATACCCCTGGACGATCCTTGCGCAGAAAACCAGAATGGCCAAGGTCGTCTCGGGGAATGTCATTGCCTGGGGTGCGATGCTCATGATCACAGCCGCCTGCAACTCCTTCAAGGGGATGGCCGTCTGCCGTTTTCTCCTTGGTGCTTTCGAGGCCCCAATCACCAACTGCTTCATGATGATTGTGGGGATGTGGTATACGCGGTCTGAGCAGCCTTTCCGCGCGGGCATATTCTACAGCTGCAATGGTCTAGGTGCCATGGTGGGCGGGATCCTGACATTTGGCATCGGCCAGATCAAGACAATCGCTGTTTGGCGTGCCATCTTCCTAATCCTCGGCGGAATCACCGTCCTCTGGGGCTTCATCAtgctcttctttctcccagaCGACATAATCTCTGCAAAGAGATTCACAATTGAAGAGAAAGCCCTCCTTGTCGGCCGGGGTAGACTAGCCCGCACAGGTATCCTTAGCCACCAGATCAAGTGGTACCAGATCCGCGAAGCGCTCGTCGACCCCCAAGTTTGGatcctgttcttctttaTGCTACTGAACGAGGTAATCAACGGCGGAATCGCCAACTTCAGCAAGCTTATTATCAAAGGGCTCACCGGCGACCCTTTGACGACTGTTGCCCTGGGCATTCCCTTCGGCGCTTTCCAGCTTGGATGGGTACTCTCAGGAACATTCATTGCATCGCGGTTCTCAGATTGCCGCACGATCGTCATGTTCCTGTACCTTCTCCCAACCATCGCCGGTGCGTGCATGCTATGGAAGCTCAACCATGACACGCACAAGATCTCGGTGCTATTCGGATACTACATTATCGGATCGTATGTGTGCAGCCTGGTCCTTGCACTGCAGATGCCTGCTGCCAATCTGGGTGGCTACACGAAGCGTATTACGAGTGTTGCTTTGGTGTTTCTGGCATACTGTGCTGGAAACATCATTGGGCCACATGCGTTCCTAGCCGAGGAGGCCCCGGTCTATCAGACGGGGTGTAAGCTTGCCTTGTCGTGTTCCACGGCTCAGGCTGCATTGGCTGTTTGTTTGCGGCTCTTGTTGATCCGCCGGAATAAGCGCAgagatgctgctgctgcgaacGCGCCCACggtagaagaggaggagTGGGCAGATCTGACAGATTTCGAG AATCCCCGATTCCGATACGTACTTTGA
- a CDS encoding putative extracellular lipase (COG:I;~EggNog:ENOG410PHQB;~InterPro:IPR019819,IPR019826,IPR002018,IPR029058;~MEROPS:MER0033188;~PFAM:PF00135), producing the protein MALDTTRPSVALPQGKAVGVQLENNFPQSVDAFLGIPYARPPVGDLRFRPAAKLPESTELIDASRYGPAAPGKALLPGPALEQSEDCLTVNVFRPSTQANTANKLPVAIYIHGGAFNRGSAAMHKTASMVAWPQEPFVAVSFGYRIGALGFLPSTLSEKEGVLNLGLRDQVFLFQWVQENIAQFGGDPETVTLFGLSAGAHSIGHHLLNYDAQKAPLFHRVILESGAPTSRAVRPYDATVHEEQFRDLLREVSCPPALPESEIFPYLRSLPSSVITDAQTAVFDKYNPSLRWAFQPVIDGDIIPRKPLDAWTSGQWHKVSIMTGFNTNEGTMYVDKGMTGPAQFRDFWQKLLPQLSSSDLDTIDRLYPDPSADSNSPYIETRAGLELGPQYKRIEAAYGHYAYVAPVRQTAHFAASTKENTPPVYLYNWALPRTVIGRANHGDNMYYETYNDDITGISESQKELSGTLHAYVTSFITHGDPNAVPGRYAARPVWKSYKPANPGILIFGEDNEELIGGSIAPAAKFVPDEWAREETEFWWGKVEISQLA; encoded by the exons ATGGCCTTGGACACAACACGCCCGTCGGTCGCCCTCCCCCAGGGCAAGGCCGTTGGTGTTCAACTTGAAAACAACTTTCCCCAGTCCGTCGATGCCTTTCTCGGTATTCCATATGCTCGGCCCCCTGTCGGTGACTTGCGCTTCAGACCTGCTGCCAAACTCCCCGAGTCAACAGAGCTCATTGACGCGTCAAGGTATGGCCCCGCAGCGCCAGGAAAAGCTTTGCTTCCAGGCCCAGCCCTCGAACAGAGTGAAGACTGCCTCACCGTGAATGTCTTCCGACCATCGACTCAGGCCAATACTGCAAATAAGCTTCCAGTAGCCATCTATATCCATGGCGGTGCGTTCAATCGGGGATCGGCGGCGATGCATAAAACCGCGTCAATGGTTGCTTGGCCGCAGGAACCCTTCGTCGCCGTCAGTTTTGGCTACCGCATCGGGGCTCTAGGATTTTTGCCATCAACTTTGTCCGAGAAGGAAGGGGTTTTGAATTTGGGTTTGCGAGACCAAGTGTTCCTATTCCAATGGGTGCAAGAGAATATCGCGCAGTTTGGAGGCGATCCCGAGACTGTCACTCTATTTGGTCTCTCTGCTGGAGCCCATTCC ATTGGacaccatctcctcaactACGATGCACAGAAAGCTCCTCTCTTCCATCGTGTTATCCTCGAATCCGGTGCCCCAACATCCCGCGCCGTCCGTCCCTACGACGCCACAGTCCATGAAGAACAATTCCGCGATCTTCTTCGAGAAGTCAGTTGCCCTCCAGCCCTTCCAGAGTCGGAAATCTTCCCATATCTTCGGTCTTTACCCAGCTCAGTCATAACCGATGCCCAAACTGCCGTGTTCGACAAGTATAACCCATCCTTGCGCTGGGCCTTCCAACCCGTGATTGACGGGGATATCATCCCCCGTAAGCCGCTCGATGCATGGACCTCAGGCCAATGGCACAAAGTATCGATCATGACCGGCTTCAACACAAACGAGGGGACAATGTACGTGGACAAAGGGATGACTGGCCCGGCCCAATTTCGCGACTTCTGGCAAAAGCTTCTCCCTCAGCTCTCTTCATCCGACCTCGACACCATTGACAGACTTTATCCCGATCCCAGCGCTGATTCAAACTCGCCATACATTGAAACTCGAGCAGGGCTCGAGTTAGGACCCCAATACAAGCGAATTGAGGCGGCCTACGGCCATTATGCATACGTTGCGCCTGTGCGCCAAACAGCACATttcgccgcctccaccaaGGAGAACACTCCCCCGGTATACCTTTACAACTGGGCGCTACCAAGGACAGTAATAGGTCGCGCAAACCACGGCGATAACATGTACTACGAGACCTACAACGACGATATCACAGGTATTTCTGAGTCACAGAAGGAGCTTTCGGGTACATTGCATGCGTACGTAACTAGTTTCATCACACACGGAGACCCGAATGCCGTTCCTGGGAGGTACGCAGCGCGGCCGGTGTGGAAGTCTTATAAGCCCGCTAACCCAGGTATCTTGATATTTGGAGAAGACAACGAGGAGCTGATTGGGGGTTCTATCGCCCCGGCTGCGAAGTTTGTGCCTGATGAGTGGGCCAGAGAGGAGACGGAGTTTTGGTGGGGGAAGGTTGAGATTTCGCAGCTTGCGTGA